In a genomic window of Rhododendron vialii isolate Sample 1 chromosome 12a, ASM3025357v1:
- the LOC131310259 gene encoding glucan endo-1,3-beta-glucosidase, acidic-like, with the protein MEVQHLVLSLTSLLCLSILLFPHSTAAAPVGICYGRVASNLPPPSTTVELVKSNGIATVRLFNTDPETLTAFSGSGISFMIGIPNEILPSLANGPVDSSLHWLQSNLFSHVPPNQIRYIAVGNEILLKDTFYNAYLVPAMQNMYKALQTLNLADTIKLSSAHAASILSNSYPPSAGAFDPNFLPIMIPLLQFLRDTQSPLMVNVYPYFSYVNNPEDVSLDSVLFRSTNIANDQNMAYDNVFDMTVDAFVYAMEREGFARIPVVVTETGWPTGGGAAASAENALAYNGNVVRRALENVGTPRRPGVGVEVFLFDLFDENEKDGEESEKHFGVFGVDGVKTYPLNFN; encoded by the exons ATGGAAGTTCAACATCTCGTTCTCTCTCTAACCTCTCTCCTCTGTCTCTCCATCCTCCTCTTTCCACATTCAACAG CGGCTGCCCCAGTAGGAATCTGCTACGGCCGTGTCGCCAGCAACCTCCCTCCACCCTCCACCACCGTCGAACTCGTCAAATCAAACGGAATCGCCACCGTCCGTCTCTTCAACACCGATCCCGAAACTCTCACGGCGTTTTCCGGCTCTGGAATCTCCTTCATGATCGGAATCCCCAACGAAATCCTCCCTTCCCTCGCCAACGGCCCCGTCGATTCCTCCCTCCACTGGCTCCAATCCAATCTTTTCTCCCATGTTCCCCCTAATCAAATCCGGTACATCGCCGTAGGAAATGAAATTCTCCTAAAAGACACGTTTTACAATGCCTACCTAGTTCCAGCCATGCAAAATATGTACAAAGCTTTACAAACCTTAAACCTAGCCGATACGATCAAGCTCTCCTCTGCTCACGCAGCTTCTATTCTTTCCAATTCATACCCTCCCTCTGCCGGAGCTTTTGATCCAAATTTCCTACCCATTATGATTCCTCTCCTGCAGTTTTTGCGCGATACTCAATCGCCGTTGATGGTGAACGTTTACCCATACTTCAGCTACGTAAACAACCCAGAAGATGTATCGCTAGACTCTGTTTTGTTCCGTTCAACCAACATCGCAAATGACCAAAACATGGCTTACGACAATGTCTTTGACATGACGGTCGACGCGTTTGTGTACGCGATGGAGAGGGAAGGGTTTGCCAGGATCCCGGTGGTGGTGACGGAGACAGGGTGGCCGACAGGCGGTGGAGCAGCGGCGAGCGCCGAGAATGCTTTGGCCTATAATGGGAATGTGGTGAGGAGAGCTTTGGAGAACGTGGGTACGCCCAGAAGGCCTGGGGTTGGAGTGGAAGTGTTCTTGTTTGATCTGTTTGATGAGAATGAGAAAGATGGGGAGGAGTCTGAGAAGCATTTTGGGGTTTTTGGTGTTGATGGGGTTAAGACATATCCCCTTAATTTCAACTAA
- the LOC131310271 gene encoding AMSH-like ubiquitin thioesterase 2 translates to MIQGSVVLCALAHLVLLFQVMVPEAIAIVMAPTDTRRSYGIFRLSDPGGMSILKECQETEYHPHREPAEGSPIYEHCSNVYVNPNIRLEICDLR, encoded by the exons ATGATACAGGGTTCGGTCGTCTTGTGTGCCCTTGCTCACTTGGTTCTTCTTTTCCAGGTAATGGTACCTGAGGCCATTGCCATTGTCATGGCTCCCACTGATACAAGAAG GAGCTATGGAATATTCAGGCTATCAGACCCAGGTGGGATGAGCATACTGAAGGAGTGCCAAGAGACGGAATACCACCCTCATAGAGAACCTGCGGAGGGGAGTCCCATATACGAGCACTGCTCCAACGTCTACGTTAATCCTAATATCAGGTTAGAAATATGCGATTTGCGTTGA